Proteins from a genomic interval of Acomys russatus chromosome 19, mAcoRus1.1, whole genome shotgun sequence:
- the Znf8 gene encoding zinc finger protein 8, whose protein sequence is MDQQDKAATVVMASRPQTPQLQEPVTFRDVAVDFTQEEWGQLDPTQRTLYRDVMLETFGHLLSVGPDLPKPAVISQLEQGAELWVADRGGTRACRPGWILEPEDHTSLKEQGLPKKEPSPITARDSMTGIDRESDGQKQALKRDQSSLGYLKGLKEIPVHSQSSGKAGLGETCVLRLNMDSFPDTSRRQYGSTNDSQVQNSEHKPSLVSQQTDSPATQSFEDNGCQKAFDRIMTVKELTKGQLQDKPYKCTDCGKSFNHNAHLTVHKRIHTGERPYMCKECGKAFSQNSSLVQHQRIHTGDKPYKCEECGKSFCHSTHLTVHRRIHTGEKPYECQDCGRAFNQNSSLGRHKRTHTGEKPYTCSVCGKSFSRTTCLFLHLRTHTEERPYECNHCGKGFRHSSSLAQHQRKHAGEKPYECQQRLIFAQTAAFMKHGWTEPVSCDPPLNQDERTQRSDRPFKCNQCGKCFIQSSHLIRHQITHNREEGTRGRSRRRGQPCGRGSKLLRNARSTSRELPVAQAKVGQASRALALFDLREIMQEKSPVHVIGVEEPSVGSSMLFDIKDST, encoded by the exons ATGGACCAACAGGACAAAGCGGCAACAGTGGTGATGGCCTCACGGCCGCAAACACCACAACTTCAG GAGCCAGTGACTTTCCGAGACGTGGCTGTGGACTTTACCCAAGAGGAGTGGGGACAGCTGGACCCTACCCAGAGGACTCTGTATCGTGACGTAATGCTGGAGACCTTTGGGCACCTCCTCTCTGTGG GTCCTGATCTTCCCAAACCTGCAGTTATCTCCCAGCTGGAACAAGGTGCTGAGCTGTGGGTGGCAGACAGAGGAGGCACCCGGGCCTGCCGTCCAG gcTGGATTCTTGAACCAGAAGACCACACATCGCTCAAGGAGCAGGGCCTCCCTAAAAAGGAACCATCCCCCATTACAGCAAGGGATTCCATGACAGGGATAGATCGGGAAAGTGATGGCCAGAAGCAGGCACTGAAGAGGGACCAGAGTAGCTTAGGGTACTTGAAAGGCCTCAAAGAGATACCAGTCCATAGTCAAAGCTCTGGAAAGGCTGGACTCGGGGAAACCTGTGTTCTTAGGTTAAACATGGATTCATTCCCAGACACTTCTAGAAGACAATATGGCTCTACTAATGACTCACAAGTTCAAAATTCAGAACATAAACCAAGCTTAGTCAGTCAGCAGACAGACTCCCCAGCAACACAGTCCTTTGAAGACAATGGCTGCCAAAAGGCCTTTGATCGGATTATGACCGTTAAAGAACTCACAAAAGGTCAGCTGCAAGATAAACCCTATAAGTGTACCGATTGTGGGAAGTCATTTAACCATAATGCACATCTCACAGTGCACAAGAGAATCCATACAGGAGAGAGACCTTACATGTGCaaagagtgtgggaaagccttcagccaGAACTCCTCCCTTGTTCAACATCAGCGAATCCACACCGGAGACAAGCCCTACAAGTGTGAGGAATGTGGAAAATCTTTTTGCCACAGTACACACCTCACGGTCCACAGgagaattcacactggagagaaaccctacgaGTGTCAGGACTGTGGGAGGGCCTTCAATCAGAATTCATCCCTGGGGCGGCACAAGAGGacacacactggggagaagccgtACACCTGCAGTGTTTGTGGGAAATCCTTCTCCAGGACCACGTGCCTGTTCCTGCACCTGCGGACTCACACTGAGGAGAGGCCGTACGAGTGTAATCACTGTGGAAAGGGCTTCAGGCACAGCTCCTCCCTGGCCCAGCATCAGCGGAAGCACGCTGGGGAGAAGCCCTATGAGTGTCAACAGAGGCTGATCTTTGCGCAGACAGCAGCTTTCATGAAGCACGGGTGGACAGAGCCCGTCAGCTGCGACCCGCCATTGAATCAGGATGAACGGACTCAGCGGAGCGACAGGCCCTttaaatgtaatcagtgtggaAAATGTTTCATTCAGAGCTCTCACCTCATCCGACATCAGATAACCCacaacagagaggaaggaacacgTGGACGGAGCCGAAGACGGGGCCAGCCTTGTGGGCGGGGCTCAAAACTCCTTCGGAATGCACGCTCAACTTCCAGAGAGCTTCCTGTGGCCCAGGCCAAGGTAGGACAAGCAAGCAGAGCCCTGGCCTTGTTCGACCTCCGTGAAATTATGCAGGAGAAAAGCCCTGTGCATGTAATTGGGGTAGAAGAACCTTCAGTGGGCAGTTCCATGCTATTTGACATCAAAGACTCTACCTAG
- the LOC127203559 gene encoding vomeronasal type-1 receptor 90-like: MVFRGNTILGVFFISQLCVGVIGNLLLLMVYVHSSLVKARISRPIDPIFMHLMIVNILTIIFSMILYILSSFGVPNFLDDAGCKATVYIYRVTRGLSICTTSILSTFQAISITPSNSNWVWLKPKLSKWTCHSFLFSWFINLTLYVRIIETVIIKINNTDVDYGFYHPYCKMRPFEYPNPELFLNIIIIRDLFFVAIMVWTSLYMVILLLRHHKRAQHLHSPSLSSSQASPEHKATHSILLLTSCFVFFYLVNNFITLYGFSTHERKPNLGAIVVVVPSFYPTLCPFLLMNINKIISRFISSLPVLRIACFQRAVGE; this comes from the coding sequence ATGGTGTTTCGAGGCAACACCATCTTGGGGGTTTTCTTCATATCCCAGCTCTGTGTGGGTGTCATTGGGAACCTGTTGCTCCTCATGGTGTATGTGCACAGCTCCTTAGTCAAAGCTCGCATTAGCAGACCTATCGATCCCATTTTCATGCACCTAATGATAGTCAATATATTGACAATCATATTTTCTATGATATTATATATCTTGTCATCCTTTGGAGTACCCAATTTTCTGGATGACGCTGGCTGTAAGGCCACTGTGTATATATACAGAGTCACCCGGGGTCTGTCCATCTGCACCACCTCAATTCTAAGTACATTCCAAGCCATCTCTATCACTCCCAGTAATTCAAACTGGGTATGGCTTAAGCCTAAGCTCTCTAAATGGACTTGTcactccttcctgttttcctggTTCATCAACCTGACCCTGTATGTGCGCATCATTGAGACAGtgataataaaaatcaataacacTGATGTTGACTACGGATTTTATCACCCTTACTGTAAAATGAGACCATTTGAGTACCCCAATCCAGAATTATTCCTGAATATTATCATAATAAGAGACCTCTTCTTTGTGGCCATCATGGTGTGGACCAGTCTCTACATGGTGATTCTCCTCCTCAGACACCACAAGAGAGCccagcatctccacagcccaAGCCTCTCCTCCTCTCAGGCATCTCCTGAACACAAAGCCACTCACAGCATCTTGTTGCTGACGAGCTgctttgtgttcttttatttggTGAATAACTTCATCACCCTCTATGGGTTTTCTACACATGAAAGAAAGCCAAACCTGGGGGCAATTGTTGTAGTCGTGCCATCATTCTACCCCACTCTCTGCCCTTTTTTACTGAtgaacattaataaaattatttcacgctttatttcttccctgccaGTACTGAGAATTGCCTGTTTTCAGAGAGCTGTTGGTGAGTGA